In one window of Kosmotoga pacifica DNA:
- a CDS encoding ABC transporter permease, translating into MGKYLKRKIIIYLLTFFFAVTIDWMIPRFMPGDPIRTLLARTMSRAESMELVYNYYNKVFGLDLPLWKQYANFWGSLFKGDLGISVYLFPSPVLDVIKKAVPYDILLLIPAILFSWYAGNKFGAFAARRKKLDNTVLPIWYILTATPYMWLGILLAWLFGVVLGALPIAGAYSFSISPSFTWEFIWDYLKHWFLPFLSLFMVQLGGWAIGMRNMIIYELEADYSRYLEAMGASKKLIRKYAFRNAVLPQITGLALQLGVIVAGALATEVVFSYPGIGYLILQAILNGDYFLIQGCFLFIILGVLLANFVIDIIYVIVDPRVRKGMSGETT; encoded by the coding sequence GTGGGAAAATATCTCAAAAGGAAGATTATTATTTATCTTTTAACATTCTTCTTTGCGGTTACTATTGACTGGATGATTCCAAGATTTATGCCAGGTGATCCCATAAGGACCTTGCTAGCCCGTACCATGTCGAGGGCCGAGTCTATGGAGCTTGTATACAACTATTACAACAAAGTCTTTGGCTTAGACCTTCCTCTATGGAAACAGTACGCTAATTTCTGGGGCTCACTGTTCAAAGGTGATCTAGGAATAAGCGTATATCTGTTTCCAAGTCCAGTGCTTGACGTAATTAAAAAGGCAGTTCCTTATGATATTCTTCTTTTAATTCCAGCGATATTGTTCAGTTGGTATGCAGGCAATAAATTTGGTGCTTTCGCTGCTCGACGTAAGAAACTGGACAACACCGTTTTGCCTATTTGGTATATCTTAACTGCAACACCTTACATGTGGCTTGGAATCCTTTTAGCCTGGCTCTTTGGGGTTGTCTTAGGTGCGCTTCCTATTGCCGGGGCTTACAGTTTTTCAATATCACCCAGTTTTACATGGGAGTTCATCTGGGACTATCTCAAGCACTGGTTCTTACCATTCCTTTCATTGTTCATGGTTCAACTCGGTGGTTGGGCAATTGGTATGAGAAACATGATCATATATGAACTGGAGGCCGATTATTCCAGATATCTCGAGGCAATGGGAGCATCAAAAAAACTCATAAGGAAATATGCCTTCAGAAACGCCGTACTTCCTCAGATAACAGGACTTGCCTTGCAATTGGGTGTGATCGTTGCTGGAGCCCTGGCAACTGAAGTAGTTTTTTCTTACCCGGGGATAGGGTATCTCATTCTTCAAGCGATTCTCAACGGTGATTATTTCCTCATACAAGGTTGTTTTCTTTTTATAATTCTCGGTGTTTTGCTCGCAAACTTCGTTATCGATATAATCTATGTAATTGTTGACCCAAGAGTTAGAAAAGGAATGAGTGGTGAAACTACATGA
- a CDS encoding ABC transporter substrate-binding protein: MRKYHWGFILIVVLLLGSTIFAVTYKRNETLYAGGGLWAPPNNWNPITPWSAVTGTVGLVYETLYLYDPLSDEMIPWLAKNGEWLTLKTFELKIRKGIRWTDGGIFNADDVKFTFELAKKYPEIYYSSIWKWLDSIEKKDDYTLLFHFSEPLYHEWAVNLYQIPMIPKHLWENRSKDEILAGANEKPIGTGAYLAETHDQDRMVYLKNATWWATDLLGIEPSPKRIVYLRVLSNNVALGMIIKGELDISNFFLPGIPTIKKFYGIHTWFDGEPYMLSDNTAFLFLNTTKKPMDDANFRKAVAYAINSEEIVEKVFEKQVLPSNPLGFLPIDAWMKYYDETVVNKYGFKYDPATAKKLLENAGYKDVNGDGFVEAPDGSKIELSIIVPFGWTDWMESIKIIANHLQKVGINAQAKFPDFGKYQDELYSGTFDMAINNFGSNLSVSVWTFYNWLFYRLTGELQTSGNFGRYSNPEVFDLLDQFNRTPFDDVENGRKIVSKMEEIFLKEMPAIPLWFNGMWFQASEAAWTYWPGENGPQNYPCTWGGRWQLGGLMMLTNLKSK; the protein is encoded by the coding sequence ATGAGAAAGTACCATTGGGGGTTCATACTCATCGTTGTACTTCTTCTTGGGAGTACCATTTTTGCCGTCACTTACAAGAGAAATGAGACGCTATACGCTGGCGGTGGGCTTTGGGCTCCACCGAACAACTGGAATCCCATAACGCCCTGGAGTGCCGTTACTGGAACTGTCGGTCTAGTCTATGAAACTCTTTATCTCTACGATCCGTTATCTGACGAAATGATACCGTGGCTCGCAAAAAATGGTGAATGGCTTACTCTTAAAACCTTCGAGCTCAAAATCAGGAAAGGCATTCGCTGGACAGACGGTGGTATTTTCAATGCAGATGATGTAAAGTTCACTTTCGAGCTGGCAAAGAAATACCCTGAGATTTATTACAGCTCTATTTGGAAATGGCTTGACAGCATTGAAAAGAAAGATGACTACACTCTATTGTTCCACTTCTCTGAACCCCTTTATCACGAATGGGCCGTTAACCTGTACCAGATTCCTATGATTCCAAAGCATTTATGGGAAAACCGCTCCAAAGATGAAATTTTGGCTGGAGCAAATGAAAAACCCATTGGAACCGGGGCCTATCTCGCTGAAACCCATGATCAAGACAGGATGGTCTATTTAAAGAATGCCACATGGTGGGCAACTGATCTCTTAGGAATCGAGCCATCTCCAAAGAGGATCGTTTACCTTAGAGTGCTCAGCAATAATGTGGCTCTGGGCATGATTATCAAAGGTGAGCTGGACATAAGTAATTTCTTCCTTCCTGGAATTCCGACTATCAAGAAATTCTACGGAATCCATACCTGGTTCGATGGTGAACCATACATGCTCTCAGACAACACCGCTTTCCTTTTCCTCAACACCACGAAAAAACCTATGGATGATGCAAATTTCAGAAAAGCCGTTGCATACGCTATAAATTCCGAAGAGATCGTAGAAAAGGTTTTTGAAAAGCAGGTGCTTCCTTCGAATCCTCTCGGATTTTTACCAATAGACGCCTGGATGAAGTACTACGACGAAACTGTTGTTAATAAATACGGTTTCAAATATGATCCTGCTACAGCTAAAAAGCTTCTCGAAAATGCTGGATATAAAGATGTAAATGGCGATGGATTTGTTGAAGCTCCAGATGGTTCAAAGATCGAACTTTCCATCATCGTTCCCTTTGGATGGACTGACTGGATGGAATCGATCAAGATCATTGCAAATCACCTGCAAAAAGTCGGAATCAACGCTCAAGCAAAATTCCCTGATTTCGGCAAATATCAAGATGAACTCTACAGTGGAACTTTCGACATGGCAATTAATAACTTCGGAAGCAACCTCAGTGTAAGTGTATGGACTTTCTACAATTGGCTGTTCTATCGGCTTACTGGAGAACTTCAAACCAGTGGAAACTTTGGAAGATACAGCAACCCCGAAGTATTCGATCTCTTAGACCAATTCAATAGGACTCCCTTTGATGACGTCGAAAATGGAAGAAAGATCGTATCGAAGATGGAAGAAATCTTCCTCAAAGAAATGCCAGCGATACCTTTGTGGTTTAATGGAATGTGGTTCCAGGCCAGTGAAGCCGCGTGGACCTATTGGCCAGGAGAAAATGGTCCGCAGAATTACCCATGTACCTGGGGTGGAAGATGGCAACTCGGCGGACTCATGATGCTTACTAACCTTAAGAGTAAATAG
- a CDS encoding DUF3147 family protein: MNSVLYSVIKIMITAVLVFLISEVAKRYSLIAGVLASLPLTSILAMIWLYLEKRDTELISTLSRDIFLMVIPSLVFFIAMPIFLRWMKSFYISLLISGTLTSSAYALWFLILKRFGK, from the coding sequence ATGAATTCAGTATTGTATTCTGTAATAAAGATAATGATAACGGCTGTGCTGGTTTTTTTGATTTCTGAAGTTGCGAAAAGGTATTCTTTGATAGCCGGTGTATTAGCCTCTTTGCCTTTGACTTCAATACTGGCAATGATCTGGCTCTATCTTGAAAAACGCGACACAGAACTCATTTCAACTCTATCGCGCGATATCTTCCTCATGGTCATTCCGTCGCTAGTGTTTTTCATCGCTATGCCTATATTTCTCAGATGGATGAAAAGTTTTTATATTAGCCTTCTGATTTCAGGCACTCTTACTTCAAGCGCTTATGCCCTTTGGTTTCTGATACTCAAGAGATTTGGGAAATGA
- a CDS encoding transglutaminase-like domain-containing protein: protein MLEWDYKEVVSLPEMKMDDPNSSKMRELREKYHLDEVAACVQSDYEKLRRLMKWVHDRWEHNGNNEPSREDPLTILEEALTGKSFRCVEYAIVAAAVARSMSFPARVLGLMRKDVETATSGAGHVAVEVWMDEYKKWVFLDPQWDVIPELDGIPLNAVEFQVAIADNRSRLKLIGSPGTEKSVYLKWITSYLYYFNYRVDQRFFTEEEKKSGLKIMLIPKGANPPRVFQRRYPIGEYIGISNPKLFYPDMFSQYQKK, encoded by the coding sequence TTGCTGGAATGGGATTATAAAGAAGTTGTTTCTCTTCCTGAGATGAAAATGGATGATCCCAACAGTTCGAAAATGAGAGAACTCAGGGAGAAGTATCATCTTGATGAAGTGGCGGCTTGTGTCCAGAGTGATTATGAGAAGTTAAGACGTTTGATGAAATGGGTTCACGATAGGTGGGAGCACAACGGGAATAATGAACCATCCAGGGAAGACCCTTTAACTATACTTGAAGAGGCCTTAACAGGAAAGAGTTTCAGATGCGTAGAGTACGCCATTGTAGCTGCTGCAGTTGCGAGGTCTATGAGTTTCCCAGCAAGAGTTCTTGGGCTCATGAGAAAAGATGTGGAAACAGCCACCTCTGGAGCTGGACACGTGGCTGTTGAGGTGTGGATGGATGAGTATAAAAAATGGGTGTTTCTCGATCCGCAATGGGATGTTATTCCAGAACTTGATGGGATTCCGCTTAATGCAGTGGAATTTCAGGTAGCTATTGCTGATAATAGAAGCAGATTGAAACTTATCGGCTCACCCGGAACCGAGAAAAGTGTATATTTGAAGTGGATAACTTCCTATCTGTATTATTTTAACTATCGGGTTGATCAAAGGTTTTTCACGGAAGAGGAAAAGAAAAGCGGACTCAAGATAATGCTGATTCCAAAGGGAGCCAACCCCCCGCGTGTGTTTCAGAGACGGTATCCAATAGGGGAGTATATTGGTATTTCAAATCCGAAACTATTTTATCCAGATATGTTCTCTCAATACCAGAAAAAATAA
- a CDS encoding MFS transporter, translated as MFIWDFIFEALTYSSFATRNMLGQFFDIAGFSPVEIGYLMAMLPLIALISNPFWFRAGSRISDKKAFIIISVISGFLFWLIYITKNFVLGLVSIAVFSFFFSAVVPLGDSLMMASIKKHGGTFDKIRLFGTIGFSVTALLLSYLVKWGFIWYFIVASITLFIAPVVINIKRKNNMKTQKKPKTVFIRNGNLFTFVLMTVGMIFGVTLVSFHNTFFPVLSREMGYDKSVVGLVFSFMAITELPFLFFAEKIIKKLGNFSVLVIGMLVSALRVVLVTYATGLVPLLLTQALHGLTYILMYYALFNYIHFRLPEKYLTNAQSLFWLTSSGLTYILGSIIGGYLIEYFQTVPSFRIMGYTGSIVAGIVMAFFFIFRRKTA; from the coding sequence TTGTTTATCTGGGATTTTATCTTTGAAGCACTTACATATTCCAGCTTCGCTACAAGAAACATGCTTGGCCAATTCTTTGATATCGCAGGGTTCAGTCCTGTGGAGATTGGCTATTTAATGGCTATGCTTCCCCTTATTGCATTGATTTCAAATCCATTCTGGTTTAGAGCGGGATCGAGGATTTCGGATAAAAAAGCCTTCATAATTATTTCAGTTATTTCAGGCTTTTTATTCTGGCTGATATATATTACGAAGAATTTCGTTCTTGGCCTCGTTTCAATCGCTGTATTTTCCTTTTTCTTCTCGGCGGTTGTTCCCCTTGGTGATTCTTTAATGATGGCTTCCATAAAGAAGCATGGTGGTACTTTCGATAAAATCAGACTCTTCGGCACCATAGGCTTTTCCGTCACAGCGCTGCTTTTGAGTTATCTGGTGAAATGGGGTTTTATCTGGTATTTTATAGTCGCCTCAATCACTCTTTTCATTGCTCCTGTTGTGATAAATATAAAAAGAAAGAACAATATGAAAACACAAAAAAAGCCAAAAACAGTGTTTATAAGAAATGGAAACCTGTTTACCTTTGTTCTTATGACCGTTGGAATGATATTTGGCGTAACTCTTGTAAGCTTTCACAACACCTTTTTTCCTGTATTATCTCGAGAAATGGGCTATGATAAATCGGTTGTAGGCCTTGTCTTTTCCTTCATGGCGATTACAGAGCTTCCTTTTCTATTCTTCGCAGAAAAGATCATAAAGAAGCTTGGAAATTTCAGCGTCCTTGTAATTGGTATGCTGGTAAGTGCCTTGAGAGTTGTGCTGGTTACCTATGCCACGGGATTGGTGCCTTTATTGCTGACCCAGGCACTTCACGGGCTCACATACATCTTGATGTATTACGCTCTTTTTAACTATATACATTTTAGATTGCCCGAGAAATACCTAACCAATGCCCAAAGCCTTTTCTGGTTAACAAGTTCGGGATTGACATATATTCTTGGTTCAATTATCGGTGGTTATCTCATAGAGTACTTTCAAACTGTGCCAAGCTTTAGGATTATGGGCTATACGGGTTCTATAGTAGCCGGAATAGTCATGGCATTTTTCTTTATATTTAGACGAAAGACAGCATGA
- a CDS encoding AAA family ATPase, which produces MYFELPPKYERKNLYNREKELEELHKALEHNRIILIQGLRRIGKTSLIQVFLNEQKNPFIFLDARKYVYDNRFFDKASFNKELINKTKEIIKKYGLRKILSRVSKVSIGGTEIQLTNSTKKEASFVDILTTLNAKFKETDKKLIIAIDEAQNLRFYGKGGYDILNLLAHSYDNLLNVVFILTGSEVGLLHDFLKVEDPNQPLFGRYMHEITLERFEREESINFLLEGFKQIGIEPDIKEIENAVNELDGIVGYLAIYGFTVYESGEWQNALEKTKNQAVRLVKNELQNLANRSSNYLKVLEAIAFGMDKFSKIKKYITANFSAINDQTLTNILSGLVKSGFVEIKYIKATKQYYIPDPIVKSASLQLKT; this is translated from the coding sequence ATGTATTTTGAACTACCACCTAAGTACGAGAGAAAAAATCTCTACAACAGAGAGAAGGAACTCGAGGAACTTCACAAAGCTTTGGAACATAATAGAATTATTCTTATTCAAGGACTCAGGCGAATAGGGAAAACTTCTCTTATTCAGGTGTTTTTGAATGAACAAAAGAATCCGTTCATCTTTCTTGATGCAAGAAAATACGTATATGATAACCGATTCTTCGACAAAGCAAGTTTCAACAAAGAGCTTATCAATAAAACCAAAGAGATAATAAAGAAATATGGGCTAAGGAAGATATTGTCCAGAGTTTCGAAAGTGTCCATTGGAGGAACAGAAATACAACTCACCAATAGCACCAAAAAAGAAGCCTCTTTTGTGGATATACTCACGACTTTAAATGCCAAATTTAAAGAGACAGACAAAAAACTGATAATTGCGATTGACGAGGCCCAGAATTTAAGATTCTACGGGAAAGGTGGATACGACATACTGAACCTATTAGCTCATTCATATGACAATTTACTGAACGTAGTTTTCATTCTAACAGGTTCTGAGGTGGGATTACTTCATGATTTTTTGAAGGTAGAAGATCCCAACCAGCCATTATTTGGAAGGTACATGCACGAAATCACCCTCGAAAGATTTGAAAGGGAAGAATCTATAAACTTTCTTCTGGAAGGTTTCAAACAAATAGGAATAGAACCCGACATAAAAGAAATCGAAAATGCTGTCAACGAACTTGATGGAATAGTTGGCTACCTGGCTATATATGGATTCACCGTTTATGAAAGTGGAGAATGGCAAAATGCCCTTGAAAAAACTAAAAATCAGGCTGTGAGATTAGTAAAAAATGAGTTGCAAAATTTAGCGAACCGTTCGAGTAATTATTTGAAAGTGCTTGAAGCTATTGCTTTTGGTATGGATAAATTCTCAAAAATAAAAAAATATATAACCGCCAACTTCAGTGCTATTAACGATCAAACCTTGACAAATATCCTCTCCGGACTAGTAAAAAGCGGGTTTGTGGAGATTAAATATATCAAGGCAACAAAGCAATATTACATCCCGGACCCAATAGTAAAATCCGCATCCTTACAGCTGAAAACCTAA
- a CDS encoding GNAT family N-acetyltransferase — MILKKVNHKELEDRIVTFEYESNYYYDIEVRKETDGWKISLKLKRFKEPFRKVHMEKLIDYYKKDTLIYVAEVDGKEAGIIQFGGIWDGSVRIWDIYVWKEFKRMGIGTALMRKAEEIASSWGARRLVLETQTSNYVAIKFYESCGFQLCGFDLSSYSNTDVEKHEVRLEMEKKLR; from the coding sequence GTGATATTGAAAAAGGTTAATCACAAAGAATTGGAAGATAGGATAGTAACCTTTGAATACGAAAGTAACTATTACTATGATATCGAAGTCAGGAAAGAAACCGATGGCTGGAAGATATCCTTGAAATTAAAGAGATTCAAAGAACCGTTCAGAAAAGTACACATGGAAAAACTCATAGACTATTACAAAAAAGACACCTTGATTTATGTGGCCGAGGTTGACGGAAAAGAAGCAGGAATCATACAATTCGGTGGTATCTGGGACGGTTCAGTGAGGATATGGGATATCTATGTCTGGAAAGAATTCAAAAGAATGGGGATTGGCACAGCCCTTATGAGGAAAGCTGAAGAGATCGCCAGTTCGTGGGGAGCAAGAAGATTGGTTCTCGAAACTCAGACATCAAATTATGTCGCTATAAAATTCTACGAAAGTTGTGGCTTCCAGCTTTGTGGTTTTGATCTATCCAGCTATTCAAACACAGACGTTGAAAAACACGAAGTAAGATTGGAAATGGAAAAAAAGCTAAGGTAA
- a CDS encoding NUDIX domain-containing protein → MKLDDLIPCDAEKGAGLLIKVGSHYIFQVSGEKHSVPNGERFFSGIGGHVEAGESFVEAALREAKEEIGTEVELLNSEKTYYLKYTGQIIELSLDEKITPLMIYEMIHPEGTPKVGQLYYIVIFVAELKREIGKLNSQEVSAILGLKKEQIAKYVDKKTSIERILEQGGVVLRGKISASTKLFPLGTAAAFGKVLRFLSIRRSIEI, encoded by the coding sequence TTGAAACTGGATGATCTCATCCCTTGCGATGCTGAAAAAGGTGCGGGGCTGCTAATAAAAGTCGGTTCGCACTACATTTTTCAGGTGTCCGGTGAAAAACATAGTGTTCCCAATGGAGAAAGGTTCTTTTCCGGAATAGGAGGGCATGTCGAAGCAGGTGAAAGTTTTGTTGAGGCTGCCCTTCGTGAGGCAAAAGAAGAGATCGGTACCGAAGTTGAATTGCTCAATTCGGAAAAGACCTATTACCTTAAATATACCGGACAGATCATCGAATTATCTCTCGATGAAAAGATAACGCCCCTGATGATATACGAAATGATTCACCCCGAAGGCACTCCAAAGGTGGGGCAATTATATTACATAGTGATATTCGTTGCAGAGCTCAAAAGGGAAATAGGCAAGTTAAACTCACAAGAGGTAAGCGCAATTCTCGGCCTGAAAAAAGAACAAATAGCGAAGTACGTAGATAAAAAGACGTCGATTGAAAGGATACTGGAACAAGGTGGAGTGGTTCTTCGTGGGAAAATAAGTGCCAGTACCAAACTCTTTCCGCTTGGTACCGCGGCGGCTTTTGGAAAAGTTCTCAGATTTCTTTCAATCAGACGCTCGATCGAGATTTAG
- a CDS encoding TolB family protein, which yields MENRHFTIEETVSLPLFRRLSINPASNRVAYDKINADWDDNEFRSQVWVYDAEKDYSYPITDFKTESSMPSWSPDSKTLAYLSNAGKNGEKRRQIFIKRSLEETTIQITNAPDGVDSYKWSPETKFVGGKEI from the coding sequence ATGGAAAACAGGCATTTCACAATTGAAGAGACGGTTTCATTACCCTTGTTTAGAAGATTAAGTATAAATCCTGCGAGTAATAGGGTAGCTTACGATAAAATAAATGCCGATTGGGATGATAATGAATTTCGAAGCCAGGTATGGGTGTATGATGCGGAAAAAGATTACTCTTATCCAATAACTGACTTCAAAACAGAGAGCTCGATGCCTTCATGGTCTCCGGATTCAAAAACACTCGCGTATCTTTCAAACGCTGGAAAAAACGGTGAGAAAAGGAGGCAGATTTTTATCAAACGTTCCCTTGAAGAGACGACAATTCAGATAACGAACGCGCCTGATGGAGTAGATTCTTACAAGTGGTCTCCAGAAACGAAGTTTGTAGGAGGAAAAGAAATTTGA
- a CDS encoding HAD-IA family hydrolase → MFKNTIWDFDGTLCNTYPSIVRSIKEALESFGYKVVEEEIFWNVKKTLGYALDYYGKKFGLGKALEEKFEELSKKISPTERPLYDYTREICELIIERGGMNFIITHRDLESTLKITDYYGITELFTEIVTRDHGFARKPDPEAFSYVVEKYSLKRKDTLAIGDRALDIIAAKNCGIKTCYFNEFGVSIDAESDIEITSFKELYELIKNEGKGK, encoded by the coding sequence ATGTTTAAAAACACCATCTGGGATTTTGACGGTACTTTGTGCAATACCTATCCTTCCATTGTCAGGTCAATAAAGGAAGCGTTGGAAAGCTTTGGCTATAAGGTGGTCGAAGAAGAAATTTTCTGGAATGTGAAGAAAACGCTGGGCTATGCTCTTGATTATTACGGGAAAAAGTTTGGGCTGGGTAAAGCTCTGGAGGAAAAGTTTGAAGAACTTTCAAAGAAAATTTCACCGACAGAGCGACCTCTGTATGATTACACCAGGGAGATCTGTGAGCTCATCATCGAGCGTGGCGGGATGAACTTCATCATAACGCACCGAGATTTAGAATCCACCCTCAAGATTACGGATTACTACGGAATAACAGAGCTTTTTACAGAGATTGTGACCAGAGACCACGGTTTTGCAAGAAAACCTGATCCCGAAGCATTCAGTTATGTTGTTGAAAAGTACAGTCTCAAGAGAAAAGACACTCTGGCAATCGGTGATCGTGCTCTTGACATCATCGCTGCTAAAAATTGCGGAATCAAGACTTGCTATTTCAACGAATTTGGCGTTTCAATCGATGCTGAATCGGACATTGAAATTACATCTTTCAAGGAACTATATGAGCTCATTAAAAACGAGGGGAAGGGGAAATGA
- a CDS encoding MFS transporter has protein sequence MVKRNLVVYPLYRFFMNMLIIGPILVPFMLFKGLSYSQIMLLQSIAAISVFVFEVPTGAIADKFSRKFSLFLSGIFMATGILLYILFRNFYVFALAEILFGLGLTLSSGADSALLFESLKKIGKNEEYQRREGNAASYIFIGQAAGSVLSGFLYKYNHFLPFWISFGNLLVASLVALTFIEVEREKSEHRYVTHILKSFNVILKSPRILWAVCFAALMGFIVRVGYWMYQPYFAQVDLDIAWYGVIFFFFNMVAAFSSHFLVRRYSDERPRRVLLGLSTLMALSFILPIIFVAKWAIALLALQQIVRGLYRPTMNFYINHQIQDKYRATVISTVSLVANLSFAILSPVVGIMLDKKGTIPSYLFVGIVAASGTLALYLLRKKQKSRKASA, from the coding sequence TTGGTTAAAAGGAATCTTGTTGTTTATCCTCTTTACAGGTTTTTCATGAATATGCTCATAATAGGGCCAATCCTGGTCCCTTTTATGCTCTTCAAGGGATTGAGCTACTCTCAAATTATGCTGCTTCAGTCCATAGCAGCTATATCGGTGTTTGTGTTTGAAGTTCCTACTGGTGCCATTGCAGATAAGTTTTCAAGGAAATTTTCGCTTTTCCTTTCAGGGATATTTATGGCGACCGGAATACTGCTTTATATACTTTTCAGAAATTTTTATGTTTTTGCTCTGGCAGAAATATTATTTGGGCTTGGTTTGACTCTGTCCAGTGGGGCTGATTCGGCTCTTTTGTTTGAGAGCTTGAAGAAGATTGGAAAAAATGAAGAGTATCAACGTAGGGAAGGAAATGCCGCATCATATATCTTCATTGGGCAGGCGGCAGGTTCTGTTCTGAGTGGATTCCTTTACAAGTACAATCATTTTCTCCCATTCTGGATCAGCTTTGGGAATCTTTTGGTCGCGTCTCTGGTAGCTCTGACATTTATCGAAGTGGAACGTGAGAAGAGTGAACACAGGTACGTAACCCATATACTCAAAAGTTTTAATGTGATCCTCAAGTCGCCGCGCATATTGTGGGCTGTGTGTTTTGCAGCGTTGATGGGCTTCATTGTGAGAGTTGGTTACTGGATGTATCAACCCTATTTTGCACAGGTGGACCTGGATATCGCATGGTATGGGGTAATTTTCTTCTTTTTCAATATGGTTGCAGCTTTCAGTTCTCACTTTCTTGTCAGGCGTTATTCAGATGAAAGACCCAGACGGGTATTACTTGGCCTGAGTACCCTCATGGCACTGAGCTTCATCTTACCCATAATATTTGTGGCAAAATGGGCGATAGCTTTGCTGGCGCTTCAGCAGATTGTGAGAGGGTTGTACAGACCAACGATGAATTTCTATATAAACCACCAGATCCAGGACAAATATAGGGCAACGGTGATATCCACAGTAAGCCTTGTTGCAAACTTGAGCTTTGCGATTCTTTCGCCCGTTGTTGGAATCATGCTGGATAAAAAGGGAACGATACCAAGTTATCTATTTGTGGGAATTGTTGCCGCTTCAGGAACACTGGCATTGTATTTGTTGAGGAAAAAACAAAAGTCCAGAAAAGCAAGTGCATAA
- a CDS encoding GNAT family N-acetyltransferase codes for MILKGGKVVLRPLEVEDAQTIVSLINDAEFRQYLTLAFPINKFMEEDWIKKHSSSSNEVNLAITADGELIGTTGYDIDWVNRWAEFGIGIFNKKFWGKGYGTEATKLMLKYAFHRLNLNRVYLRVLEYNERAIRVYEKCGFVLEGRQRQAAFWDGKYHDILMMSILAEEYFKS; via the coding sequence ATGATATTAAAAGGTGGAAAAGTTGTACTTAGACCTTTGGAGGTAGAAGACGCTCAAACTATTGTCTCACTGATTAACGACGCAGAATTCAGACAGTACCTGACTCTGGCTTTCCCGATAAACAAATTCATGGAAGAGGACTGGATAAAAAAACATTCGTCATCCTCAAACGAAGTCAACCTTGCGATAACTGCTGATGGCGAATTAATTGGCACTACTGGATACGATATAGACTGGGTGAACAGGTGGGCTGAATTCGGTATAGGCATATTCAACAAAAAATTCTGGGGAAAAGGATACGGTACAGAGGCTACAAAGCTCATGTTAAAGTATGCCTTCCATAGACTCAACCTGAATCGAGTGTATCTCCGGGTTTTAGAATACAATGAACGTGCAATCCGGGTGTACGAAAAATGCGGTTTTGTTTTAGAAGGCAGACAGAGACAGGCCGCTTTTTGGGATGGGAAATATCACGACATTCTTATGATGAGTATCCTTGCTGAAGAGTATTTCAAATCTTGA